One genomic region from Clostridium saccharobutylicum DSM 13864 encodes:
- the amrS gene encoding AmmeMemoRadiSam system radical SAM enzyme → MDAKVLFNEKFKDNIKCRVCPHNCMLSEGKFGICSVRTLKSDIPIAINYGEIASCGVDPIEKKPLYHFKPSKNILSVGTFGCNMTCTFCQNHEISQNRPQTQYISTNKLINIINEVENNAGIAFTYNEPFMWYEYIYDVAKSIKEVNPNTSVVIVTNGYINEEPLMKLLPYVDAMNIDLKGYTNKYYNKICGAKLDPVLETIRRCNDHCHVEITTLLVRDENDSIEEASEIAKFIASVNENIPLHLSRYFPRYKMNNAATKVECIIEAQREAKKYLKYVYVGNVDGIDNNTYCPKCNELLIRRNGYNTEVMIEDNRCRKCGEEINIII, encoded by the coding sequence ATGGATGCAAAAGTATTATTTAATGAAAAATTTAAAGATAATATTAAATGTAGAGTATGTCCACATAATTGTATGTTGAGCGAAGGTAAATTTGGAATATGTTCAGTTAGGACGTTGAAATCTGATATACCCATTGCCATAAATTATGGAGAAATTGCATCTTGTGGAGTTGATCCCATTGAAAAGAAACCATTATATCATTTTAAACCATCAAAGAATATTTTATCAGTCGGAACATTTGGATGTAATATGACTTGTACATTTTGCCAGAATCATGAGATATCTCAAAACAGACCTCAAACACAATATATAAGCACAAATAAATTAATTAATATTATTAATGAAGTAGAGAATAATGCAGGAATTGCATTTACTTATAATGAACCTTTTATGTGGTATGAATACATTTATGATGTAGCAAAAAGTATAAAAGAAGTGAATCCGAATACAAGTGTTGTCATTGTAACTAATGGTTATATAAATGAAGAACCACTTATGAAGCTGCTTCCTTATGTTGATGCTATGAATATTGATTTAAAGGGATATACAAATAAATATTATAATAAAATTTGTGGTGCGAAATTGGATCCTGTTTTGGAAACTATAAGAAGATGTAATGACCACTGCCATGTTGAAATAACAACTTTGCTTGTTAGAGATGAGAATGATTCTATAGAAGAAGCAAGTGAAATAGCTAAGTTTATAGCTAGTGTTAATGAAAATATTCCACTTCATTTAAGCAGATATTTTCCAAGATATAAAATGAATAATGCTGCAACAAAAGTAGAATGTATAATTGAAGCACAAAGAGAAGCTAAAAAATATTTAAAATATGTGTACGTAGGAAATGTAGATGGAATAGATAACAACACATATTGTCCAAAGTGTAATGAATTACTAATTAGAAGGAACGGATATAATACAGAAGTTATGATTGAAGATAATAGATGTAGAAAATGTGGTGAAGAGATAAATATAATTATTTAG
- a CDS encoding manganese efflux pump: protein MQLIYLFIIAILNSIDNIGVGATYSIAGIKVKLSKNLLIAFLAFAVSYLACLCGQFISYYLNDNECSIISMSLLVLMGIKMIYSSFSNEKNDSHNNIKELKYKESISVGIALALDDISSSISSGLIGYSPFIVSLPYFVISLAIFFSGNYMLKYINKLNVGNKPNIIAGILMIVIGISQFFD from the coding sequence ATGCAATTAATATATTTATTTATCATAGCAATTCTCAATAGTATAGATAACATTGGGGTAGGAGCTACTTATAGCATTGCTGGTATAAAAGTTAAATTGTCTAAAAACCTACTTATAGCTTTTCTTGCTTTTGCAGTTTCTTATTTAGCTTGTTTATGTGGACAATTTATATCCTATTATCTCAATGATAATGAGTGTTCAATTATTAGCATGTCGCTTCTAGTTTTAATGGGAATAAAAATGATATATTCATCATTTTCTAATGAAAAAAATGATAGTCATAATAATATAAAAGAACTAAAATATAAAGAATCAATTTCTGTTGGAATAGCTTTAGCACTTGATGATATAAGTAGTTCTATTAGTTCTGGATTAATAGGATATAGCCCATTTATAGTCTCTCTTCCTTACTTTGTAATTAGTTTAGCTATATTCTTTTCCGGCAACTACATGTTAAAATATATTAATAAACTAAATGTAGGAAATAAACCTAACATTATAGCTGGTATATTAATGATTGTAATAGGTATATCTCAATTTTTTGATTAA
- the amrA gene encoding AmmeMemoRadiSam system protein A: MENVMGYYLMPHPPIIIPDVGKGEEKKIEKTSLACNSIGKEIGDIKPETIILITPHATMFSDAIAISDEERISGDLSQFRCSNIKMDIQIDKEFNIKLGTACHLEGIQSVLVDSKLLKKYNCTYGLDHGAIVPLYFVNKYYKDYKLVHITYSAIGDINLYKFGMEIKKVAESLNRKTVVIASGDLSHKLKEEGPYSYSPYGEKFDNELLESLQKGDILKAFSMDKVMIEEAGQCGLSSIYILLGAMEGKQIKGELLSYEGPFGVGYGVMKLRREENNVSNLDLLIKNKEEKFKDKLNNNNPYVKLARENLDHYFTYGRSINDISSLSSELLNQKHGVFVSLKKFGHLRGCIGTIMPTTNFVGEEIIRNSIEAAMHDPRFPSVKKEELDDIDISVDVLMDSVPCEKDELDPKKYGVIVSCGMRRGLLLPDLEGVDTIEDQLRIACDKADIDFDEEYKIEKFEVIRYKEE; the protein is encoded by the coding sequence ATGGAAAATGTAATGGGATATTATTTAATGCCACATCCACCAATAATTATTCCAGATGTAGGTAAGGGCGAAGAGAAAAAGATAGAAAAAACAAGTTTGGCCTGTAATAGTATAGGAAAAGAAATAGGAGATATCAAACCAGAAACGATAATACTTATAACTCCACATGCTACAATGTTTTCAGATGCCATAGCTATATCAGATGAAGAAAGAATTTCAGGCGATTTAAGTCAATTTAGATGTTCTAACATAAAGATGGATATTCAAATAGATAAAGAGTTTAATATTAAGCTTGGTACAGCATGCCATCTAGAAGGAATACAATCAGTTCTTGTGGATTCAAAACTTTTAAAAAAATATAATTGTACTTATGGATTAGACCATGGAGCTATTGTTCCACTGTACTTTGTTAATAAATACTATAAGGATTACAAACTTGTTCATATTACTTATTCAGCTATAGGAGATATAAACTTATATAAGTTTGGAATGGAAATAAAAAAAGTAGCAGAATCATTAAATAGAAAAACTGTAGTAATAGCTAGTGGCGATTTATCTCATAAACTTAAAGAGGAAGGTCCATATTCTTATTCACCATATGGTGAAAAGTTTGATAATGAACTTTTAGAAAGCCTTCAAAAAGGTGATATTCTTAAAGCTTTTAGTATGGATAAAGTTATGATTGAAGAAGCTGGACAATGTGGATTAAGCTCAATATATATATTACTTGGAGCAATGGAAGGAAAACAAATAAAGGGCGAACTTTTATCTTATGAAGGGCCTTTTGGTGTAGGTTATGGCGTAATGAAACTTAGAAGGGAAGAAAACAATGTAAGTAATTTGGATTTATTAATAAAGAACAAAGAGGAGAAGTTCAAAGATAAATTAAATAATAACAATCCTTATGTAAAACTTGCAAGAGAAAATTTAGATCATTATTTTACTTATGGTAGAAGTATAAATGATATATCGAGTTTATCTAGTGAACTTTTAAATCAAAAACATGGAGTGTTTGTATCTTTAAAGAAGTTTGGTCATCTTAGAGGATGTATAGGAACAATAATGCCTACAACTAATTTTGTAGGAGAAGAAATAATAAGAAATTCAATAGAAGCAGCTATGCATGATCCAAGATTTCCAAGCGTTAAGAAAGAAGAATTAGATGATATTGATATATCTGTAGATGTACTAATGGATTCAGTTCCATGCGAAAAGGATGAATTAGATCCTAAGAAATATGGAGTAATTGTATCTTGTGGTATGCGACGTGGACTGCTATTACCAGATCTTGAGGGAGTAGATACAATTGAAGATCAATTAAGAATAGCTTGTGATAAGGCTGATATAGATTTTGATGAGGAATATAAAATAGAAAAATTTGAAGTTATAAGATATAAGGAAGAATAA
- a CDS encoding DUF346 domain-containing protein, giving the protein MQNTSCPFLNEELQEPDNYKNFDSFEDYNLFFEEDYLNYTRASETDVNRILTTLNNEQPQLHDDFQILIDNYFRTAISFALDNAGRYPGNINQETNRLFNDFRRRYDMIFSSLRVAGVPNNLINSTFKYIIEFTLRNNNIPPSPPPSPGDRWSQWEDLGGVLKYSPTVSSWASNRLDTFVTGSDNALYHKWWDGSRWSDYENLGGNLTSAPAAVSWGPNRIDVFGRGTTNSMYHKWWDGSRWSDWEDLGGVLTSAPAASSWSSNRIDTFVRGTDNALYHKWWDGSRWNDWESLGGNLKSAPAAVSWGPNRIDVFALGQGNHLYHKWWDSSRWSDWEDLGNSLTSAPAASSRTSNRLEVFSRNQNNQLITKSWNGSRWTNWQNLDGTITSDPSAVSWGPNRTDVFARGTNNSLWHIWKQ; this is encoded by the coding sequence ATGCAAAACACTAGTTGCCCATTCTTAAATGAAGAGCTGCAGGAACCTGATAATTATAAAAATTTTGATAGTTTCGAAGATTATAACTTATTTTTTGAAGAAGATTACTTAAATTACACACGAGCTTCCGAAACGGATGTAAATAGAATACTTACAACACTTAATAATGAACAGCCTCAGCTTCATGATGATTTTCAAATTCTAATAGATAATTATTTTAGAACAGCAATTTCATTTGCATTAGATAACGCTGGAAGATATCCTGGAAATATAAATCAAGAAACAAATCGTTTATTTAATGATTTTAGGAGAAGATATGATATGATTTTCTCATCTCTTAGAGTTGCTGGTGTCCCTAATAATTTAATTAATAGTACCTTTAAATATATAATTGAATTTACTCTTAGAAATAATAATATTCCTCCATCTCCTCCTCCTTCACCTGGCGATAGATGGAGTCAATGGGAGGACCTTGGTGGAGTTTTAAAATATTCTCCTACCGTTTCTTCTTGGGCTTCAAATAGACTTGATACGTTTGTAACAGGAAGTGATAACGCCCTCTACCATAAATGGTGGGATGGTTCTCGTTGGAGCGATTATGAAAATCTCGGTGGAAATTTAACTTCCGCTCCTGCTGCTGTTTCCTGGGGACCTAATAGAATTGATGTTTTTGGTAGAGGTACTACTAATTCAATGTATCATAAGTGGTGGGATGGTTCTCGCTGGAGCGATTGGGAAGACCTTGGTGGAGTTTTAACTTCTGCTCCTGCTGCTTCTTCATGGAGTTCAAATAGAATTGATACATTTGTTCGAGGAACTGATAATGCTCTTTACCATAAATGGTGGGATGGTTCTCGTTGGAATGATTGGGAAAGCCTTGGGGGAAATTTAAAATCAGCTCCAGCTGCTGTTTCTTGGGGACCTAATAGAATTGATGTTTTTGCTCTTGGTCAAGGAAATCATTTATATCACAAATGGTGGGATAGCTCTCGTTGGAGCGATTGGGAAGACCTTGGTAATAGCCTCACTTCAGCACCTGCTGCATCGTCTAGAACATCTAACAGACTTGAAGTCTTTTCAAGAAATCAAAATAATCAATTAATCACAAAATCATGGAATGGATCTCGCTGGACCAACTGGCAGAACCTTGATGGAACAATTACTTCTGATCCATCTGCTGTTTCTTGGGGACCTAATAGAACCGATGTATTTGCTAGAGGTACAAACAACTCATTGTGGCATATCTGGAAACAATAA
- a CDS encoding KUP/HAK/KT family potassium transporter: protein MKSTNKHTDVTKFSAAGLLVALGVVYGDIGTSPLYAMKSFINGNGGLEHVSDDFILGSLSLVFWTITLLTTVKYVLITLKADNNGEGGIFSLFTLVRNRAKWLIIPAMLGGSALLADGMLTPAVSITSAVEGLELIPSFNILFGNNQNIIITIVIAILFFLFFIQHFGTDLIGKVFGPIMLIWFCTLAFFGIINLSHDWTLLRALSPYYAVNTLFSSENKAGLFILGSAFLSSTGAEALYSDLGHVGKNNIYGSWPFVKICLILNYFGQGAWLLSAKNNPSFFGIKDLNPFFQMIPPALLIFGIIISTLATIIASQALISGSFTLVSEAIKLNLFPRLHTMYPSSTKGQLYLPAVNRILAIACIGIVLYFQSSQHMEAAYGLSITVTMLMTTILLFNYLLKNKTPFPIALLMLIFFGTIEFCFFIANIVKFMHGGFVAVLIALAILFIMYIWIKGHYIKMGLLENVSINDYKNQLNQLRLDTDRDKYTTNLVCLTNCEEPDQIERKIMYSILDKRPKRADVYWFVNIKVTDEPYDAEYTVDTLDTLYIVKVQIRLGFRVEQKLNVFLRQISTELVENGEIKNQSRSYTILPDRKVGDFRFILIQEQLSYETTLNSWDEFILRSKLFIKRFTVSPAKWFGLETSDVDIENVPLFLNYQCHTTLKRTEK, encoded by the coding sequence ATGAAATCAACTAACAAGCATACTGATGTTACCAAGTTTAGCGCAGCTGGACTTCTAGTAGCATTAGGAGTAGTTTATGGTGACATTGGAACTTCACCACTTTATGCAATGAAATCATTTATAAACGGTAATGGAGGCTTGGAGCATGTATCTGATGATTTTATCCTTGGATCATTATCTCTAGTCTTTTGGACAATCACACTTTTAACAACAGTAAAGTATGTTCTTATCACTTTAAAAGCTGATAATAACGGTGAAGGTGGAATCTTTTCACTTTTTACGTTAGTTCGTAATCGAGCAAAGTGGCTTATAATACCAGCAATGCTTGGTGGATCTGCATTACTTGCTGATGGAATGTTAACACCAGCTGTAAGTATAACATCAGCTGTTGAAGGTCTAGAATTAATTCCAAGTTTTAATATTCTTTTTGGAAATAATCAAAATATAATTATTACGATTGTAATAGCTATTTTATTTTTTCTATTTTTTATTCAACATTTTGGAACTGATTTAATTGGAAAAGTATTTGGTCCAATTATGCTTATTTGGTTTTGTACTTTAGCATTCTTTGGAATTATTAATCTTTCTCATGATTGGACATTATTACGTGCACTATCTCCATATTATGCAGTTAACACTCTTTTTAGCAGTGAAAATAAAGCAGGATTATTTATTCTTGGTAGTGCATTTTTATCATCAACAGGTGCCGAAGCTCTTTATTCAGATCTTGGCCATGTTGGAAAAAATAATATATATGGTTCTTGGCCTTTTGTTAAAATATGTTTAATATTAAATTATTTTGGGCAAGGTGCTTGGTTATTATCAGCAAAGAATAATCCAAGTTTCTTTGGAATAAAAGATTTAAATCCCTTCTTCCAAATGATTCCACCTGCTCTTTTAATTTTTGGTATTATAATTTCAACATTAGCAACAATTATTGCTTCTCAAGCTTTAATATCAGGATCTTTCACTCTTGTTTCTGAAGCAATTAAATTGAATTTGTTTCCTAGATTACATACTATGTATCCATCTAGCACTAAAGGACAACTGTATTTACCCGCAGTAAATAGAATATTAGCAATTGCTTGTATCGGTATTGTTCTTTATTTCCAAAGTTCACAACATATGGAAGCAGCTTATGGATTATCAATTACAGTTACAATGTTGATGACAACTATTTTGTTATTTAATTATTTATTAAAGAACAAAACTCCATTTCCTATTGCTTTATTGATGCTTATTTTCTTCGGTACTATTGAATTTTGCTTCTTTATAGCAAATATTGTTAAGTTTATGCATGGAGGATTTGTTGCTGTCTTAATTGCTTTGGCAATTTTATTTATTATGTATATTTGGATTAAAGGTCACTATATCAAAATGGGGTTATTGGAAAATGTGTCGATTAATGATTATAAGAATCAATTAAATCAATTACGTCTAGATACCGATCGTGATAAATATACAACAAACCTAGTATGTTTAACTAATTGTGAGGAACCTGACCAAATTGAAAGAAAAATAATGTACTCAATATTAGATAAAAGACCTAAGAGAGCAGATGTTTACTGGTTTGTTAATATTAAAGTTACTGATGAACCTTATGATGCAGAATATACAGTAGATACTTTGGATACATTATACATTGTAAAAGTTCAAATACGCCTAGGATTCAGAGTAGAACAAAAACTAAATGTTTTCTTACGTCAGATTTCAACTGAATTGGTTGAAAATGGTGAAATAAAAAATCAATCTAGAAGTTATACAATTCTCCCTGATAGAAAAGTTGGTGATTTCCGTTTCATTTTAATTCAGGAGCAACTTTCCTATGAAACAACTTTAAATTCTTGGGATGAATTTATACTTAGATCTAAATTATTTATAAAAAGATTTACTGTTTCTCCTGCAAAATGGTTTGGACTTGAGACTAGTGATGTTGATATTGAAAATGTCCCATTATTTTTAAATTATCAATGCCATACAACTTTAAAAAGAACTGAAAAATAA